A genomic region of Cyprinus carpio isolate SPL01 chromosome B11, ASM1834038v1, whole genome shotgun sequence contains the following coding sequences:
- the tegt gene encoding probable Bax inhibitor 1: MNVFDRTINFDALLKFSQISRSTQQHLKNVYASLAVCMLVAAAGSYIFIITRLFPGWLTMLGSLAMMGWLAMTPHSPQTEKKRLGILAAFAFFTGLGLGPLMDYVISVNPSIILTAFLGTSVIFACFTLSALYAKRRSYLFLGGTLMSGLTVLLLVSVFNMFFASEILFKAHVYLGLAIMCGFVLFDTQLIIEKAEMGDKDYIWHCVDLFLDFVTIFRKLVIILSMNEKEKKKEKK, from the exons ATGAACGTGTTTGATCGCACCATAAACTTTGACGCTCTCTTGAAGTTCTCTCAAAT CTCTCGCTCGACTCAGCAGCACCTGAAGAATGTCTACGCCAGTCTGGCTGTGTGTATGCTGGTGGCGGCCGCTGGCTCCTACATCTTCATCATCACAAGACTGTTTCCG GGTTGGCTGACCATGCTTGGATCACTGGCTATGATGGGTTGGCTTGCCATGACTCCTCACAGCCCTCAGACAGAGAAGAAGAGGTTGGGCATCCTCGCTGCTTTTGCTTTCTTCACAG GTCTTGGACTTGGCCCGCTCATGGACTACGTCATTAGCGTCAACCCAAG CATCATCCTGACTGCTTTCCTGGGCACCTCTGTCATCTTTGCCTGCTTCACGTTGAGCGCTCTCTATGCAAAGCGCAGAAGTTATCTCTTCTTGGGA GGCACACTGATGTCAGGGCTGACTGTTCTTCTGCTCGTCTCTGTCTTCAATATGTTCTTCGCCTCAGAAATACTCTTCAAG GCTCATGTGTATCTGGGTCTGGCCATCATGTGTGGCTTTGTGCTGTTTGACACACAGCTAATTATTGAGAAGGCAGAAATGGGAGACAAAGATTACATCTG gcatTGTGTTGACCTCTTCCTGGACTTTGTGACCATCTTCAGAAAGCTTGTTATCATCCTCTCTATGAATGAGAAG gaaaagaagaaggagaaaaagtaa